In Raphanus sativus cultivar WK10039 chromosome 5, ASM80110v3, whole genome shotgun sequence, the following proteins share a genomic window:
- the LOC108861661 gene encoding uncharacterized protein LOC108861661 — MEKKREICEYRERLDKTLSSPDLTNHQTLKTLIRQQLNQECAVDVLDQRVSDLSSIFEKLRSASTKDQDLSQLTNEASHGDWKVKHDREDCRVMYREGLEGSPFHTLLVEGYMDGPIQDCLCVSWESSLYEKWWPNSAFPAFKILQTKCLQKSRFNEQICLVRMKVPWPMANREAIVQFFLFEYFKDGLVIILLNSISTPEVENFEKNGVYEAADAVKVDLVGGVAIQKVSPERSYLRYISEIDIKLDLVPPSLINLVSRQLLGNGFKLFKKTIGSVAKSDDYSRVLADPLYTMIRQALYSTDKFHGQERRHCEEKEGHYRTEPSHCKRDVTEIEEEECDDDENKSVSSSSSSSSEEEDESYIGKTCNGKTLFCISPEVKQALGTLEKVITMVRKSRTDNNSNNNKTLSTSLEEEEEEASSSSQKLHLERAEIVSSSKVCTQDPNTEVLDEASLAHYHHHNNNNNRVVYRRSGSSSFGREGSKIAPTTTPEVTRITISQATTLFNQTEGNSDDKPSGLNGGKSSVLQRKRQPRCFGIRSWMRKT, encoded by the exons ATGGAGAAGAAACGAGAGATCTGTGAGTACAGAGAGAGACTTGACAAGACCTTGTCGTCCCCTGACCTCACCAATCACCAAACTCTCAAAACGTTAATCAGACAACAACTCAATCAAG AGTGTGCTGTGGATGTATTGGATCAAAGAGTATCTGATCTATCTAGTATATTTGAGAAGCTTAGGAGTGCATCAACAAAGGATCAAGATTTGTCTCAGTTAACCAACGAAGCATCGCATGGTGATTGGAAA gTGAAACATGATCGTGAAGATTGTCGTGTTATGTACCGTGAAGGACTTGAAGGAAGTCCGTTCCACACATTGCTCGTTGAAGGTTACATGGATGGCCCTATCCAAGACT GTTTATGTGTTTCATGGGAATCATCACTGTACGAGAAATG GTGGCCAAACTCGGCATTTCCAGCATTCAAGATCTTACAAACCAAATGTTTGCAAAAGTCTCGGTTCAATGAGCAGATATGTTTAGTGAG GATGAAAGTACCGTGGCCGATGGCAAACAGAGAAGCAATTGTGCAGTTTTTCTTATTTGAATACTTCAAAGACGGTTTAGTCATCATCCTACTAAACTCG ATCTCAACACCAGAAGTAGAGAACTTCGAAAAGAACGGTGTATATGAAGCAGCGGATGCTGTGAAGGTTGATTTAGTAGGTGGAGTTGCTATACAAAAGGTGTCTCCAGAGAGGAGTTACTTAAG ATACATATCGGAGATTGATATAAAGCTGGACTTGGTCCCTCCATCTCTAATAAATTTGGTGTCTAGGCAGCTCCTCGGCAACGGTTTCAAACTTTTCAAaaag ACTATTGGTTCAGTGGCTAAGTCCGATGACTACAGCAGAGTTTTAGCTGATCCATTGTATACTATGATACGTCAAGCTCTGTATTCTACTGATAAGTTCCATGGCCAAGAAAGAAGACATTGTGAAGAGAAAGAAGGACATTACAGAACTGAACCTTCACATTGCAAAAGAGATGTTACTGAGATTGAGGAAGAAGaatgtgatgatgatgagaataAAAGcgtttcttcctcttcttcttcttcctcggaAGAGGAGGATGAAAGTTACATTGGGAAGACTTGCAATGGTAAAACACTTTTCTGCATTAGTCCAGAGGTGAAGCAAGCTTTAGGGACGTTAGAGAAAGTGATAACGATGGTTAGAAAATCAAGAAcagataataatagtaataataataaaacattatCAACCTctttagaagaagaagaagaagaagcatcatcatcatcacaaaaGCTACATTTAGAAAGAGCTGAGATTGTTTCAAGCAGCAAAGTTTGTACTCAAGATCCTAACACTGAGGTTCTTGATGAAGCGTCACTCGCACATTATCAccaccacaacaacaacaacaatag AGTTGTTTACAGGCGAAGTGGATCGAGTTCTTTTGGAAGAGAAGGCAGCAAGATAGCTCCTACGACAACCCCTGAGGTCACTAGAATAACAATCTCACAAGCCACAACTCTTTTCAACCAAACAGAAGGGAACAGCGACGACAAGCCAAGCGGATTAAATGGAGGTAAGAGCTCGGTTCTGCAGAGAAAACGTCAACCGCGCTGCTTCGGAATCAGGTCATGGATGAGAAAGACTTGA
- the LOC108861666 gene encoding dihydroneopterin aldolase 1 isoform X1 codes for MYSSLETTAPATLEPQVLGTETSEKELPMTGGDKLLLKGLKFYGFHGAIAEERTLGQMFLIDIDAWVSLKKAGLSDNLADTISYVDIFSIAKEIVEGPPLNLLEAVAERIASRTLEKFPRVTAVQVKLVKPNVALIKSSIDYLGVEIFRQQKH; via the exons ATGTATAGCTCACTGGAAACGACAGCTCCGGCTACGTTGGAACCGCAAG ttcTTGGAACAGAAACATCGGAGAAAGAACTGCCAATGACTGGAGGAGACAAACTGTTACTGAAAGGTTTGAAGTTTTATGGTTTCCATGGAGCCATTGCAGAAGAAAGGACATTGGGGCAGATGTTTCTTATTGACATTGATGCGTGGGTGAGTCTTAAAAAGGCTGGTTTATCTGACAACTTAGCAGATACAATCAGCTACGTTGACATTTTCAG CATAGCTAAAGAAATTGTTGAAGGCCCACCACTAAACCTTTTGGAGGCAGTAGCGGAACGCATCGCGTCCAGAACGCTTGAAAAGTTTCCTCGGGTAACTGCTGTTCAAGTGAAGCTAGTGAAGCCAAATGTTGCACTTATCAAGAGCAGTATCGATTACTTAGGGGTCGAGATTTTCCGACAGCAAAAACACTGA
- the LOC108861666 gene encoding dihydroneopterin aldolase 1 isoform X2, translated as MYSSLETTAPATLEPQETSEKELPMTGGDKLLLKGLKFYGFHGAIAEERTLGQMFLIDIDAWVSLKKAGLSDNLADTISYVDIFSIAKEIVEGPPLNLLEAVAERIASRTLEKFPRVTAVQVKLVKPNVALIKSSIDYLGVEIFRQQKH; from the exons ATGTATAGCTCACTGGAAACGACAGCTCCGGCTACGTTGGAACCGCAAG AAACATCGGAGAAAGAACTGCCAATGACTGGAGGAGACAAACTGTTACTGAAAGGTTTGAAGTTTTATGGTTTCCATGGAGCCATTGCAGAAGAAAGGACATTGGGGCAGATGTTTCTTATTGACATTGATGCGTGGGTGAGTCTTAAAAAGGCTGGTTTATCTGACAACTTAGCAGATACAATCAGCTACGTTGACATTTTCAG CATAGCTAAAGAAATTGTTGAAGGCCCACCACTAAACCTTTTGGAGGCAGTAGCGGAACGCATCGCGTCCAGAACGCTTGAAAAGTTTCCTCGGGTAACTGCTGTTCAAGTGAAGCTAGTGAAGCCAAATGTTGCACTTATCAAGAGCAGTATCGATTACTTAGGGGTCGAGATTTTCCGACAGCAAAAACACTGA